In the genome of Roseovarius sp. Pro17, the window ATCAGCGCCGTCGCGACCATCCCCGCCGGGAAGGATAGCCACAACGCATCGGCTGCCAGTACCGGATAGAGGCCAAACGCAAAGCCCAGCCGCACTGGATACATCGACACGATCATCACGATCAACGGGCCAATGACATACCCATTGGCACGCATGGTTCCAAAAAGCACCTGCGCCACCCCAAAGAACAGATACCCCCATGTCGCCACCAGCTGGATATGCTGCCCGATAGGCAACGCTTCGCTGTCTGCGCCCACAAACAACGCCAGCGCAGCCCGGTCGAACAGCGTCAGCACTCCGATCAGCGCCCCTGTCAAACCGATGTTAAAGATGAGCCCCCATTTGGTAATTGCCGACACGCGGCCCCACTGCCCCGCGCCGATATTCTGCGCAGCCATTGCGCTGACCGCAGCGCTCAGCGCCATCGCGGGCATCTGCACATATGTCCAGAGTTGCTGGGTCACGCCATAAGCGGCGGCAGTCGCCACGCCCTCGCGGTTGATCAGCGATAACATCGTGATTGCGGCCGAAGATATGACGATCATCTGCAACCCGATGGGCAATCCCTTGACCATCATCAGCCGCAGGACGGCAGGGTCAGGGATCAAGAGCCGCAGGTCAGTCCCGCGCAGCGCCAGTGGCGAGCGCCGCACATAGATCGTCACCACCAGCCCGATCAGCGCGGCAGTGTTGCCGATCACCGTTGCCAGTGCCGATCCCGCGATACCCAGCTCGGGAAACGGCCCCAGCCCCAAGATCAAAAGCGGGTTCAGCACGATATCCAGCCCCACGGACACACACATGAACCATAAGGGCGTCATGGAATCGCCGGTGCCGCGGAGCGCCATCATCAACAGGGTAAAAGTCAGCGCCGTCGGCATCGCGACAAAAATCACCCGCAGATAACTGAGCGCCAGCGGCGCCGCCGCGCCGGGTGTGCCCAGCAGATCCAGCAATTGCGGCGCAAAGACAAACCCCAGCACCGCGATCACCGCGCTCAGCGGAATAATCGCGCCCAGCGCGGTGCCGACCGCGCGCCGCGCGTCATTGGGGGCGCGGCGGCCCATCGCCTGACCAATCAGGATCGTCGCCGCCATGCCAAAACCAAAGACGAACGACACCAGCAGGAACATCACCAGATTGCCGTTGGTCGTCGCCGCCAGTGCCTCCTCACCCAGGAATCGGCCGACCCACACTGCGTTGATCGACCCGTTCAGTGATTGCAGTATCGACGATGCCAGCGTTGGCAGCGCGAAAAGGATCATTGTGGTCCCGATCGCCCCGCCGGTCAGGTCCAGCCCACCGTTTTTGGCGCCAGTCTTGGCGCCATTCTCAACCATATTTGTGCTGCTCATGGGGAACTGGCCTCGCCGGATTAGAGATTGTAAGCGGCGCGGGGCCACGGGCGGAACCTAGCAGCATCGCATCGCCCGGCAAGGCAAGGGCGACGCGCCATCGCGCATCGCCTTTGGGAACAGCCGCCAAAATGAATAAGGGCCGCGCGAGTAACATGCGCGGCCCTTATTCTAAGATTTAAGATTAATGAACGACGGCGTCCTCTGGCGGTTGCCGCTTGGTACTGCCGACGCGGTCACCGATAATCAGCCCATCCGAGCCGACCGTCACCGGCACAACAGCACCGTCCAGCACATCCCCGGCCAGCAACATTTCGGCCAGCGGATCCTGAATGGCCCGCTGCAACACCCGCTTGAGCGGGCGCGCGCCGAACACCGGATCATAGCCTTCGTCGGCCAGCCACTTCTTGGCATCCTCGCTCAGATCCAGCGTGATCTTGCGACCTGCCAGACGCTTCTTAAGGCGCTCAAGCTGAACATCGACGATGCCCGTCATGTTGTCGCGGCTGAGCCGGTCAAAGATAACAATCTCGTCCAGCCGGTTTAGAAACTCGGGCCGGAAATGGGCGCGCACAGCCTCGTCTACGCTGCGCTTGGCCTCAGCGGCATCCGCCCCGTCGGGAAGCTGGCTGAGGGCCTGCGATCCAAGGTTAGACGTCAGGATGATCAGCGTCTGCTTAAAGTCGACGCGATGCCCCTGGCCATCGGTCAGAACGCCATCATCCAGCACTTGCAGCAGCACGTTGAACACATCCGGATGCGCCTTTTCGACCTCGTCGAACAGCACCACCTGATAGGGGCGCCGACGCACGGCCTCGGTCAGGACGCCGCCCTCGTCATATCCGACATAGCCCGGAGGGGCACCGATCAGACGCGAAACCGAGTGCTTTTCCATGAACTCCGACATGTCGATACGCACCATCGCGTTGTCGTCGTCGAACAGGAACTCGGCCACCGCCTTGGTCAGCTCGGTCTTGCCCACCCCGGTCGGGCCGAGGAAGAGGAAACTGCCCAGCGGGCGGTTTTCGTCGTGCAGGCCCGCACGCGCCCGACGAACGGCGTTGGCGACGGCCCGCACGGCGGTATCTTGACCGATCACACGCTTATGCAGCCCGGCCTCCATGCTCAGCAGTTTTTCGCGCTCGCCTTCCAGCATCTTGGCGACGGGGATGCCCGTCCAACGCTCGACAACCTGTGCGATCTGCTCGGGGCGCACGGCCTCTTCGACCATGACGCCGTCGGATTCGGATTGCTCGGCCTCGGCCAGTTGCTTCTCCAGCCCCGGAATGACGCCGTAAGACAGCTCACCCGCCTTGGCCAGATCGCCCGCACGCTTGGCGTGGTCCAGATCGATCCGCGCACGGTCCAGCAGCTCCTTGATGTCGCGCGCGCCGGCCAGTTTGTCACGTTCGGCCTGCCATTTTGCGGTCATCTCGGCAGAGCGCTCCTGTAGGTCGGCCAGCTCTTTCTCCAGCTTGTCCAGCCGGTCCTTGGACGCCGTATCGTCCTCTTTCTTCAGCGCCTCGGCCTCGATCTGCTTTTGCAGGATCTCGCGGTCCAGCGCGTCCAGTTCCTCCGGCTTTGAATCCACCTCCATGCGCAAACGGCTGGCAGCCTCATCCATGAGGTCGATGGCCTTGTCGGGCAAGAAACGATCAGTGATATAGCGATTGGATAGCGTCGCAGCAGTCACAAGGGCGCTGTCC includes:
- a CDS encoding MATE family efflux transporter — translated: MSSTNMVENGAKTGAKNGGLDLTGGAIGTTMILFALPTLASSILQSLNGSINAVWVGRFLGEEALAATTNGNLVMFLLVSFVFGFGMAATILIGQAMGRRAPNDARRAVGTALGAIIPLSAVIAVLGFVFAPQLLDLLGTPGAAAPLALSYLRVIFVAMPTALTFTLLMMALRGTGDSMTPLWFMCVSVGLDIVLNPLLILGLGPFPELGIAGSALATVIGNTAALIGLVVTIYVRRSPLALRGTDLRLLIPDPAVLRLMMVKGLPIGLQMIVISSAAITMLSLINREGVATAAAYGVTQQLWTYVQMPAMALSAAVSAMAAQNIGAGQWGRVSAITKWGLIFNIGLTGALIGVLTLFDRAALALFVGADSEALPIGQHIQLVATWGYLFFGVAQVLFGTMRANGYVIGPLIVMIVSMYPVRLGFAFGLYPVLAADALWLSFPAGMVATALMAAALYLRGGWREGKMTPAREAAQGSCTYRDATGSCTPSAEIVGDTRRITPGRQNAGQEGGASYVS
- the clpB gene encoding ATP-dependent chaperone ClpB, with protein sequence MDLNKFTERSRGFIQAAQTIAMRESHQRLTPEHLLKALMDDGEGLAANLIRRSGGDPARVVQALEAAVAKIPQVQGDAGQTYMDQQTGKVLAEAEKLATKAKDSFVPVERLLQALAMVKSPAKEALEAGDVSAQTLNEAINDIRKGRTADSASAEDTYEALEKYATDLTAAAEEGKIDPIIGRDDEIRRAMQVLSRRTKNNPVLIGEPGVGKTAIAEGLALRIVNGDVPESLANKRLLSLDMGALIAGAKYRGEFEERLKSVLNEVTSAAGEIILFIDEMHTLIGAGKGDGAMDAANLIKPALARGELHCIGATTLDEYRKHVEKDAALARRFQPIVIAEPTVEDTISILRGIKEKYELHHGVRISDSALVTAATLSNRYITDRFLPDKAIDLMDEAASRLRMEVDSKPEELDALDREILQKQIEAEALKKEDDTASKDRLDKLEKELADLQERSAEMTAKWQAERDKLAGARDIKELLDRARIDLDHAKRAGDLAKAGELSYGVIPGLEKQLAEAEQSESDGVMVEEAVRPEQIAQVVERWTGIPVAKMLEGEREKLLSMEAGLHKRVIGQDTAVRAVANAVRRARAGLHDENRPLGSFLFLGPTGVGKTELTKAVAEFLFDDDNAMVRIDMSEFMEKHSVSRLIGAPPGYVGYDEGGVLTEAVRRRPYQVVLFDEVEKAHPDVFNVLLQVLDDGVLTDGQGHRVDFKQTLIILTSNLGSQALSQLPDGADAAEAKRSVDEAVRAHFRPEFLNRLDEIVIFDRLSRDNMTGIVDVQLERLKKRLAGRKITLDLSEDAKKWLADEGYDPVFGARPLKRVLQRAIQDPLAEMLLAGDVLDGAVVPVTVGSDGLIIGDRVGSTKRQPPEDAVVH